The Hymenobacter sp. GOD-10R genome includes a window with the following:
- a CDS encoding ABC transporter ATP-binding protein, with amino-acid sequence MARSGLNTSGEPGSDAPKVKLTKETFQRGLRIFRYVLPYRTKFIIGMVLLALSSATVMAFPWIIGKLTDSANGKPFVLPSGLTVGINQIAIGLFVVILMQGIFSFGRIWFFTQVSEFTVRDIRQAMYQKFVTLPIPYFEKNRVGAITSRITSDVGMIQDSFSLTLAELFRQIMTLVVGIIFIMMVSVKLSLFMLLTFPPIVVLAIVFGRKIRVLAKATQDELAKTNVIVEETLQGINTVKAFTNELFETSRYTSSLSRTVQAALKSNLYRGGFVSFVIIGLFGGIILVLWRAASLVAAGQMTIGDLTSFALYTIFIGASVGGLGELYGKVQSTLGASERILEILEEESEPTHQKRLAGTAPLHVRGDINYEHVAFSYPTRPDLAVLKDINFDIQAGEKIALVGPSGAGKSTIVQLLMQFYPLSGGRIVVDGHDIQQFDLTELRSHIGIVPQETLLFGGTIRENIAYGKTDATDAEIQLAARKANAWQFIQSFPEGLDTIVGERGIKLSGGQRQRVAIARAILKDPAILILDEATSSLDSESEKLVQGAMDELMKDRTSIIIAHRLSTIRKVDKILVIDGGRIVEQGTHEELADNENGLYANLLKLQFELT; translated from the coding sequence ATGGCTAGAAGTGGATTAAACACCAGCGGCGAGCCCGGCTCGGACGCGCCAAAGGTGAAACTAACCAAGGAAACGTTTCAGCGCGGCCTGCGGATATTCCGCTACGTGCTGCCTTACCGCACCAAATTTATCATTGGCATGGTGCTGTTGGCCCTAAGCAGCGCCACCGTCATGGCTTTTCCCTGGATCATCGGCAAGCTTACCGACTCGGCTAACGGCAAGCCGTTTGTGCTGCCGAGTGGCCTTACCGTCGGCATCAATCAGATTGCCATTGGGCTGTTTGTCGTCATCTTAATGCAGGGCATCTTTTCGTTCGGCCGAATCTGGTTTTTCACCCAGGTTAGCGAGTTTACGGTGCGCGATATTCGGCAGGCCATGTACCAGAAGTTCGTGACCCTGCCCATCCCCTACTTCGAGAAGAACCGTGTGGGTGCTATCACCTCCCGCATCACGTCGGATGTGGGCATGATCCAGGATTCGTTTTCGCTGACCCTGGCTGAGCTGTTTCGCCAAATTATGACGCTTGTGGTGGGCATCATCTTTATCATGATGGTGTCGGTGAAGCTCTCGTTATTTATGCTGCTCACCTTCCCCCCGATTGTGGTGCTCGCCATTGTCTTTGGTCGGAAAATCCGGGTGCTCGCTAAAGCCACCCAGGATGAGCTAGCTAAGACGAACGTGATTGTGGAAGAGACCTTGCAGGGCATCAACACGGTGAAGGCTTTTACGAATGAGCTATTCGAGACGAGCCGCTATACCTCTTCGCTCTCGCGCACGGTACAGGCGGCGCTGAAGAGTAATTTGTACCGTGGTGGCTTCGTATCGTTCGTTATCATCGGATTGTTTGGCGGCATCATCCTGGTGTTGTGGCGGGCTGCATCGCTAGTTGCCGCCGGCCAAATGACTATTGGCGACCTGACCTCCTTTGCGCTGTACACGATTTTCATCGGCGCTTCCGTGGGAGGTTTGGGCGAGTTGTACGGGAAAGTACAGAGCACCCTAGGTGCTTCGGAGCGCATCCTAGAAATTCTGGAAGAAGAGAGCGAGCCAACTCACCAGAAGCGTTTGGCTGGTACAGCACCACTGCACGTGCGCGGCGACATCAACTACGAGCACGTGGCCTTCAGCTACCCCACGCGCCCCGACCTAGCCGTGCTTAAAGACATCAACTTCGACATTCAGGCCGGGGAGAAAATAGCGCTGGTAGGGCCAAGCGGTGCTGGCAAAAGCACTATTGTGCAGCTTCTCATGCAGTTCTACCCACTGAGTGGCGGCCGCATTGTAGTTGATGGGCACGATATTCAACAGTTTGACCTGACGGAGCTACGCAGCCACATCGGCATTGTACCCCAGGAAACGCTGCTTTTCGGCGGCACCATCCGCGAGAACATTGCCTATGGTAAGACGGACGCAACCGATGCTGAAATCCAACTGGCTGCCCGCAAAGCCAATGCTTGGCAGTTCATTCAGAGCTTCCCCGAGGGTCTTGATACAATAGTGGGCGAGCGGGGCATCAAGCTCTCTGGCGGTCAGCGCCAGCGCGTTGCCATTGCGCGCGCCATTCTGAAAGACCCAGCCATCCTCATCCTCGACGAGGCCACTTCATCGCTCGACTCTGAATCGGAGAAGCTGGTGCAGGGCGCGATGGATGAGCTGATGAAGGACCGAACGAGCATCATCATTGCTCACCGTCTCAGCACCATCCGAAAGGTGGATAAGATCTTGGTTATCGATGGTGGTCGTATTGTAGAGCAAGGCACTCACGAAGAGCTAGCCGATAATGAGAACGGATTATATGCGAATCTGCTGAAGCTGCAATTTGAGCTGACCTAG
- a CDS encoding alpha/beta hydrolase domain-containing protein produces the protein MLTLPTVQARIVRIEITSVQSPTFEGKVFGKVGAYEKLRGKAYGEVDPSLPQNALITDIALAPRNARGMVEYSMDIYLLKPLKLSQGNHKLFLEVNNRGSKLFGGFNNSSGGNDPTTAAQAGEAFLMNQGYTLAWNGWDMAASPGNNNLTVSAPVATNPDGSPITGPAYEYISFENATTQTFTLAYPAATLNPVGATLTVRQRLNDAPTPVPTTGWEFVNERTIRLLPAGTAFQQSAVYELTYTAKNPVVAGLGFAATRDFVSFLRYAKADDLGHPNPLADDVRYTFSYALSQPARYLNDFQTLGFNADEQGRRVLDGIENWLGGGSGIGLNFRFAQPSRTERNRQNHLYPEALFPFAYPVLTDPLTGQTAGRSARCTAAGTCPKVFEINSANEYWVKAASLLHTDLQGNDLPDPANVRFFLISGAQHGTGDARNRGVCQQCQNPTNAEPALRALFMALDQWVTQGVAPPKSRIPRRSDGTAVLAVAQPGAFTGTVPQAALGWPSIPGVTYNGLITTRYQLDFGPSLSKGIITQYPPTIAGWPVYPNFVSKVDADGNEVAGIRLPIVAAPVATTTGWSLRRAGFGENDGCEAAGQYIPFPLTSADRLATHDLRRSVQERYRTHAGYVEAVTKVAKQLVKQRFLLEQDAQKYILEAEASSVLK, from the coding sequence ATGCTCACGCTACCTACGGTGCAGGCGCGCATTGTTCGCATCGAAATCACTAGTGTGCAGTCGCCCACGTTCGAAGGTAAAGTCTTCGGGAAGGTGGGTGCGTACGAAAAGCTGCGCGGCAAAGCCTACGGCGAAGTAGACCCTAGCCTGCCGCAAAATGCTCTCATTACTGATATTGCGCTGGCGCCGCGCAACGCAAGGGGCATGGTCGAGTATTCTATGGATATTTATCTGCTCAAGCCGCTCAAGCTAAGTCAAGGTAATCACAAGCTCTTTCTGGAAGTAAATAACCGAGGCTCGAAGCTATTTGGGGGCTTCAACAACAGCAGCGGTGGCAACGACCCCACTACGGCCGCGCAAGCCGGTGAAGCCTTCTTGATGAACCAAGGCTATACCCTAGCTTGGAATGGTTGGGATATGGCCGCGTCTCCCGGTAATAATAATTTGACTGTGAGCGCGCCCGTAGCTACGAACCCAGATGGCTCACCCATCACAGGACCTGCTTACGAGTACATCAGCTTCGAAAACGCCACAACGCAGACGTTTACCCTAGCTTACCCAGCCGCTACGCTGAACCCAGTGGGGGCCACGCTCACTGTTCGGCAGCGGCTCAATGATGCGCCAACACCCGTGCCCACCACTGGCTGGGAATTCGTGAATGAGCGTACTATCCGGCTGCTGCCCGCCGGCACGGCCTTTCAGCAGAGCGCTGTTTATGAGCTAACCTACACCGCCAAGAATCCCGTGGTGGCCGGCTTGGGCTTTGCGGCTACCCGCGACTTTGTCTCGTTCTTGCGCTATGCCAAAGCCGATGACCTAGGTCACCCGAACCCGTTGGCCGACGACGTGCGCTATACGTTTTCCTATGCCCTTTCGCAGCCAGCTCGCTACTTGAACGACTTTCAGACTCTAGGTTTCAACGCCGATGAGCAAGGCCGCCGCGTGCTGGATGGCATCGAGAATTGGCTTGGCGGAGGCAGTGGTATCGGCCTTAATTTTCGATTTGCCCAGCCTTCCCGCACCGAACGCAACCGGCAAAACCACCTGTACCCGGAAGCGCTGTTTCCCTTTGCTTACCCGGTGCTCACCGATCCGCTCACGGGCCAAACGGCGGGTCGCTCGGCTCGGTGCACAGCAGCGGGCACTTGCCCCAAGGTGTTCGAGATAAATTCCGCGAATGAGTACTGGGTGAAAGCAGCGTCGCTCTTGCACACCGATTTGCAGGGTAACGACTTACCCGACCCCGCGAACGTGCGGTTCTTCTTGATTTCTGGCGCGCAGCATGGCACTGGCGATGCCCGCAACCGTGGCGTGTGCCAACAGTGCCAGAACCCGACCAACGCCGAACCCGCCTTGCGCGCCCTATTCATGGCCCTCGACCAATGGGTAACGCAGGGCGTGGCACCGCCTAAGAGTCGGATACCTAGGCGCTCCGATGGCACGGCCGTGCTTGCGGTGGCGCAGCCGGGGGCCTTTACGGGCACGGTTCCGCAGGCAGCGCTAGGTTGGCCATCCATCCCTGGCGTGACTTACAACGGCCTCATTACGACACGCTACCAGTTGGATTTTGGTCCTTCGCTGAGCAAAGGAATCATTACGCAGTATCCGCCTACAATAGCGGGCTGGCCGGTGTACCCCAACTTTGTGTCGAAAGTAGATGCGGATGGTAATGAGGTCGCCGGCATTCGCCTGCCAATCGTTGCGGCACCCGTGGCCACAACCACCGGCTGGTCATTGCGTCGGGCAGGCTTCGGGGAAAATGACGGCTGCGAGGCCGCCGGTCAATACATCCCCTTCCCCCTAACAAGCGCCGACCGCCTAGCTACCCACGACCTGCGCCGGTCTGTGCAAGAGCGCTACCGCACGCACGCCGGCTATGTAGAGGCCGTGACGAAAGTTGCTAAACAGCTTGTTAAGCAGCGTTTTCTGCTAGAGCAAGATGCGCAGAAGTACATTCTTGAAGCAGAAGCTAGCTCTGTTTTGAAGTAA
- a CDS encoding DUF2911 domain-containing protein encodes MTTLSISPRAGFAALALTGMLLAGSAEAQITTPQPSPKSTVTQRVGLTDITITYSRPSLKGRTAFGAASPLAPLGKRWRTGANATTTIKFSDEVIMEGKKIPAGEYGLYSIPNKDAWAMVLNKNTKLGANVDGFKDEENVATFSAKTYKLLNKVETFTMNFSDLTPATANVDMQWENTGAKFRITTEVDAKVMAQINEKVVNGGAAVTPDNYAAAAVYYYDNNKDLKQALTWIQKANEKDPKFWNVQTEAKIRLKMKDYKGAITAAEQSKKLATEAKNNDYVKMNDDLIAEAKKGTSAK; translated from the coding sequence ATGACCACTCTGTCTATTTCTCCCCGCGCCGGATTTGCCGCTCTTGCCCTCACGGGTATGCTCTTAGCTGGCAGCGCCGAAGCTCAAATTACCACCCCCCAGCCTAGCCCCAAAAGCACCGTTACCCAGCGCGTAGGTCTCACCGACATCACAATTACCTATTCGCGGCCTAGCCTGAAAGGGCGCACTGCGTTCGGAGCAGCATCTCCTCTCGCTCCGCTTGGCAAGCGCTGGCGCACGGGCGCTAACGCCACGACCACCATCAAGTTCTCCGACGAAGTAATCATGGAGGGCAAGAAAATCCCGGCTGGCGAGTACGGGCTTTACAGCATTCCAAATAAGGATGCGTGGGCGATGGTGCTGAACAAGAATACGAAGCTAGGTGCTAACGTAGACGGCTTCAAGGACGAGGAAAACGTTGCTACATTCTCGGCCAAAACGTACAAGCTGCTCAACAAAGTTGAGACGTTCACTATGAACTTCAGCGACCTGACGCCTGCTACCGCCAATGTGGACATGCAGTGGGAAAATACCGGTGCCAAGTTCCGCATCACCACCGAAGTTGACGCCAAAGTAATGGCCCAGATCAACGAGAAGGTAGTGAACGGTGGTGCCGCCGTAACGCCCGACAACTACGCTGCCGCCGCCGTATACTATTACGACAACAACAAAGACCTGAAACAAGCGCTTACCTGGATTCAGAAAGCCAACGAGAAGGATCCCAAGTTCTGGAACGTGCAGACGGAAGCGAAGATCCGCCTCAAAATGAAGGACTACAAAGGCGCCATCACCGCCGCCGAGCAGTCCAAAAAGCTAGCTACTGAAGCGAAGAACAACGACTACGTGAAGATGAACGACGACCTGATTGCAGAAGCCAAGAAAGGCACTTCTGCCAAGTAA